From Methylomonas sp. EFPC3, a single genomic window includes:
- a CDS encoding fumarate hydratase encodes MMTTIRQADFIQSIADALQFISYYHPKDFIDALYAAYQQEQSPAAKDAMAQILINSRMCAEGRRPICQDTGIVTVFLKIGMDVRWDAALSVTEMVNAGVRQAYLHPDNVLRASILSDPAGKRINTKDNTPAVVHMELVPGDKVDVEVAAKGGGSEAKSKFVMLNPADNIVDWVLKTVPTMGAGWCPPGILGIGIGGTAEKAMILAKQACMGSIDIQDLIARGPSNALEELRLELYDKVNALGIGAQGLGGLTTVLDIKILDYPTHAANKPVAMIPNCAATRHAHFVLDGPGPAILTPPKLADWPAITQSASTARRVNIDGLTKQDVADWQPGETLLLSGTLLTGRDAAHKRIVDLLNKGEALPDGVDLKDKFIYYVGPVDPVREEVVGPAGPTTATRMDSFTDTVLEQTGLLGMIGKSERGPKAIEAIARHRAVYLIAVGGAAYLVSKAIKQARVVAFPELGMEAIHEFVVEDMPVTVAVDSRGESIHNSAPKLWQAKIGKIKVVAE; translated from the coding sequence ATTATGACCACGATCCGCCAAGCCGATTTTATCCAAAGCATCGCCGATGCCTTGCAGTTCATTTCCTATTACCACCCTAAGGACTTCATCGACGCGCTGTACGCCGCGTATCAGCAAGAACAAAGCCCGGCGGCGAAGGACGCGATGGCGCAGATTCTGATCAACTCCAGGATGTGCGCCGAAGGCCGGCGGCCGATTTGCCAGGATACCGGCATCGTTACGGTGTTTTTGAAGATCGGCATGGACGTACGCTGGGACGCCGCATTGAGCGTGACCGAGATGGTCAACGCCGGCGTGCGCCAGGCCTATTTGCATCCGGACAACGTGCTGCGCGCCTCTATCCTGTCCGATCCGGCCGGAAAGCGCATCAACACCAAGGACAACACGCCGGCGGTGGTACATATGGAACTGGTGCCGGGCGACAAAGTGGACGTGGAAGTCGCCGCGAAGGGCGGCGGCTCGGAAGCCAAATCCAAGTTCGTCATGTTGAACCCGGCCGACAACATCGTCGATTGGGTGTTGAAAACCGTGCCGACCATGGGTGCCGGCTGGTGTCCGCCCGGCATCCTGGGTATCGGCATCGGCGGCACTGCCGAAAAAGCCATGATTTTGGCGAAGCAGGCCTGCATGGGCTCGATCGACATTCAGGACTTGATCGCGCGCGGCCCCAGCAATGCGCTGGAAGAATTGCGTCTGGAGCTTTACGACAAGGTCAATGCGCTGGGTATCGGTGCGCAAGGCCTGGGCGGCTTGACCACGGTGCTGGACATCAAAATCCTGGATTACCCAACCCACGCCGCCAACAAACCGGTGGCGATGATCCCCAACTGCGCCGCGACTCGCCACGCCCATTTCGTGCTGGACGGTCCCGGGCCGGCCATCTTGACGCCGCCAAAACTGGCCGATTGGCCGGCCATTACCCAATCGGCCAGCACCGCCCGTCGCGTCAACATCGACGGCCTGACCAAGCAGGATGTTGCCGATTGGCAGCCCGGCGAAACCCTGCTGCTTAGCGGCACCTTGTTGACCGGCCGCGATGCCGCCCATAAACGCATCGTCGATTTGCTGAACAAAGGCGAAGCGTTGCCGGACGGGGTCGATTTAAAGGACAAATTCATTTACTACGTCGGCCCGGTCGATCCGGTGCGCGAGGAAGTGGTCGGCCCGGCCGGCCCGACCACCGCGACGCGGATGGACAGCTTCACCGACACGGTGCTGGAACAGACCGGTCTGCTGGGTATGATCGGCAAATCCGAACGCGGTCCCAAAGCCATCGAGGCCATCGCCAGACACAGGGCCGTGTATTTGATTGCAGTCGGCGGCGCCGCTTATCTGGTATCCAAAGCCATCAAACAGGCGCGGGTCGTGGCCTTTCCCGAATTGGGCATGGAAGCGATCCACGAATTCGTGGTCGAGGACATGCCGGTTACCGTGGCGGTGGACAGCCGCGGCGAGTCTATTCACAACAGCGCACCTAAGCTGTGGCAAGCGAAAATCGGCAAAATCAAGGTGGTCGCGGAGTAG
- a CDS encoding efflux RND transporter periplasmic adaptor subunit: MNEKSRWLQIILPAAVLSAAVGAAWAMIALRPSSLPAPAEPPIPRVEFVNAEPQTLKLNVHSQGVVAPREAIDLIAQVSGKVEQMHPALVSGGFFKADELLATIDPRDYDYAIVATQAKIAEAKRVLINERAQAEQALSEWQALGQGEASDLALRKPQLAEAEAKLQAAAADLAKAKLDRSRCEIRAPFSGRVLSKQVGRGQFLPAGATIARIYANDIAEIRLPVGINELAFLDLPLGQAGRAAHWPAVTLSAEVAGQPQTWRGRIVRSEAELDSSSGQLFLVAQVEQPDSSRDGAAPLLSGLFVQAEIEGVARAGLYALPRSALNNLQQVKLVDAEHRLVFRDVEILRSEPGRVVVKSGLQAGDRVVVSEMPLPVAGMRVEAAPSQP; this comes from the coding sequence GTGAACGAAAAATCCCGTTGGTTACAAATCATCTTGCCGGCTGCGGTGTTGAGCGCGGCCGTCGGCGCGGCCTGGGCCATGATCGCCTTGCGGCCGAGCAGTTTGCCGGCGCCGGCCGAGCCGCCAATCCCGCGCGTCGAGTTCGTCAATGCCGAGCCGCAAACCTTGAAACTGAACGTGCATTCGCAAGGCGTGGTGGCCCCGCGCGAAGCGATCGACCTGATCGCCCAAGTCTCCGGCAAAGTCGAGCAGATGCATCCGGCGCTGGTGTCCGGCGGTTTTTTCAAGGCCGACGAACTGTTGGCGACGATAGACCCGCGCGACTACGATTACGCCATCGTCGCCACCCAAGCCAAGATTGCCGAAGCCAAACGGGTACTGATCAACGAACGCGCCCAGGCCGAACAGGCGCTGAGCGAATGGCAGGCATTGGGCCAGGGAGAAGCCAGCGATCTGGCCTTGCGCAAACCGCAACTGGCCGAAGCCGAAGCCAAATTGCAGGCCGCCGCAGCGGATCTGGCCAAAGCCAAACTCGACCGCAGCCGCTGCGAGATCCGGGCGCCGTTCTCCGGCCGGGTGTTGAGCAAGCAAGTCGGCCGCGGCCAGTTTCTGCCGGCCGGCGCGACGATTGCAAGGATTTACGCCAACGACATCGCCGAAATTCGGCTACCGGTCGGCATCAACGAATTGGCTTTTCTGGATTTGCCGCTGGGCCAAGCCGGCCGCGCGGCGCATTGGCCGGCGGTGACCTTGAGCGCGGAGGTGGCCGGCCAGCCGCAAACCTGGCGCGGGCGCATCGTTCGCAGCGAGGCCGAGCTGGACAGTAGCAGCGGCCAGTTGTTTCTGGTCGCCCAAGTCGAGCAACCCGATAGCAGCCGCGACGGCGCCGCGCCGTTGTTGAGCGGCCTGTTCGTCCAAGCCGAAATCGAGGGCGTGGCCCGCGCCGGGCTGTATGCCTTGCCGCGTAGCGCGTTGAACAATCTGCAGCAGGTCAAACTGGTCGATGCCGAGCATCGCCTGGTGTTCCGCGACGTCGAGATCCTGCGCAGCGAGCCGGGCCGGGTCGTGGTCAAGTCCGGTTTGCAGGCCGGCGACCGGGTGGTGGTTTCGGAAATGCCGCTGCCGGTGGCCGGCATGCGGGTCGAAGCGGCGCCAAGCCAACCATGA
- a CDS encoding J domain-containing protein encodes MHHNPWPEEEQLWVIWNGSLGIVDTVTIGLIKASPQARYAWLEEPYDMVGPFNLDELETNGWIGFEACTVMSRQKWQDDQVELRRESLKLRRAAQERLYEYQARHNQSRFQALSQDRRFSERRHREALHLPLDGVLKASQIKTAFQRLAQKTHPDVGGSHEQFIRITEARNALLERAS; translated from the coding sequence ATGCACCACAATCCGTGGCCGGAAGAAGAACAGCTATGGGTCATTTGGAACGGCTCGCTCGGCATCGTCGATACCGTGACCATCGGCCTGATTAAAGCCAGTCCGCAGGCGAGGTATGCCTGGCTGGAAGAGCCCTACGACATGGTTGGCCCGTTCAACCTCGACGAGCTGGAAACGAACGGTTGGATAGGCTTCGAAGCTTGCACGGTGATGTCGCGGCAAAAATGGCAGGACGACCAAGTGGAATTGCGCCGGGAGTCGTTGAAACTCCGCCGCGCGGCACAGGAAAGACTTTACGAATACCAGGCCCGGCACAACCAAAGCCGTTTTCAGGCTCTCAGCCAGGATCGCCGCTTCAGCGAACGGCGACACCGGGAAGCATTGCACCTGCCGCTCGACGGCGTACTGAAAGCCTCCCAGATTAAAACCGCATTTCAGCGCCTCGCCCAAAAAACCCACCCCGACGTCGGCGGCAGCCACGAGCAATTCATTCGAATTACCGAAGCCCGCAATGCCTTACTGGAACGAGCATCGTAA
- a CDS encoding efflux RND transporter permease subunit codes for MSGSNGAARLGGVLAWFAGNPVAANLLMLLILAGGVIGMLDVDKEVFPRFSPHQIEVTAVFPGAGPSEVEEAVCIPIEEAVHDLPGIKHLHGEIQGDTCTLAVEMMPDRDREQMMALLRARVQAIPRLPKQLEKIDVLPADRKDDDGVIWVALHGATDAFKLQQFGDRIQQQLSTIPGVSRVRNYGERNYEIGIEVAPEQMRKYQLTLDDVTQAVRAASVDLPGGLVRNPDGELLLRVAGRAKDADAVGALVVKTLPDGNRLRLDQIATIRDGLEERLYDWRHNGETAQGWEVHTERDSVAVARKVKSEIAAMRAGLPEGLRLITWWDDSQAYDERIGTLLEDGLSGFLLVCLVLTLFLRVRVALWAGVGIFTSVLGAFWLMPALDISLNMLSLFGFLLAMGVLVDDAIIIGESVHSRQLEGGETPLQAAVNGVRAVALPVTLSVLIVLVAFLPGLYLPGWAGQMMRPICVIMILTLVFSLVEALLILPSHLVAPVSAPSAANGLQRLRARLNCGLDRFVARVYRPLLAAALRWRYLTVALFAALLIICWGLVASDRVRQSINPDVSKDSFWVSIRLPQSAPYSETQALANRVESALFELRDELDGVPPGTGKRGQHPEHSVIVGVETIVWEHGAGLWLELSAAGRQRIKVEDFIRDWRQRIGDIQIGQVDFIFKEGDQPYDLELTVGADNPAQLGPAVEQLKQQIKGFPGAYDVIDSGEPGKPEIHLTLKPDAERLGMRLEQLAEQVRNGYYGEEVHRFMRGRKEVKVMVRFPLRERRSLDQLKAQPVRLPNGASAPLSSLADVEVLQGYARIVREDRQRVLKVQARVDPTLADANEVYAVLERDVFPALESRFPGLNVKIGQQRQEQKELLAAFGKNTLIALLVIYALIAVPFRSYAKPLIFLLAAPVAWCGAVLAHWAAGLPLSMESLVGMIAASGVVVNDSLVLLDYLRQHDGDQRPVDVLIAEACCSRFRPILLAFLTNFAGFLPTLLETSPQAQFLIPMTLSLSAGLLIGMAASLILTPVCYAVLGER; via the coding sequence ATGAGCGGCTCGAACGGCGCGGCCCGCCTGGGTGGGGTCTTAGCCTGGTTTGCCGGCAATCCGGTCGCGGCCAATTTATTGATGTTGCTGATCCTGGCCGGGGGCGTGATCGGCATGTTGGACGTCGACAAGGAAGTGTTTCCGCGCTTCAGTCCGCATCAGATCGAAGTTACCGCCGTCTTCCCCGGCGCCGGGCCGTCCGAAGTCGAGGAAGCGGTGTGCATCCCAATCGAAGAAGCGGTGCACGACCTGCCCGGCATCAAGCATTTGCACGGCGAAATCCAGGGCGACACCTGCACCTTGGCGGTCGAGATGATGCCCGACCGGGACCGCGAGCAAATGATGGCCTTGCTGCGGGCCAGGGTGCAAGCCATTCCGCGCCTGCCCAAGCAACTGGAAAAAATCGACGTATTGCCGGCCGACCGCAAAGACGACGACGGCGTGATCTGGGTGGCGCTGCACGGCGCTACCGATGCCTTTAAGCTGCAGCAGTTCGGCGATCGGATTCAACAGCAATTGTCGACGATACCGGGCGTCAGCCGGGTGCGCAATTACGGCGAACGCAATTACGAGATCGGCATCGAAGTCGCGCCGGAACAAATGCGCAAATACCAGCTGACGCTGGACGATGTCACCCAGGCCGTGCGGGCGGCGTCGGTCGATCTGCCCGGCGGTCTGGTCCGCAACCCCGACGGCGAATTATTGTTGCGGGTGGCCGGCCGGGCCAAGGATGCCGACGCGGTCGGCGCGTTGGTGGTCAAGACTTTGCCGGACGGCAATCGGCTGCGGCTGGACCAGATCGCCACGATCCGCGACGGCCTGGAAGAACGCTTGTACGACTGGCGCCACAATGGCGAAACCGCGCAAGGTTGGGAGGTGCATACCGAACGCGACAGCGTGGCAGTGGCGCGCAAGGTCAAATCGGAAATCGCGGCCATGCGCGCCGGCCTGCCCGAAGGTTTGCGTTTGATTACCTGGTGGGACGATTCCCAGGCCTACGACGAACGCATCGGCACCTTGCTCGAAGACGGCTTGAGCGGCTTTTTGCTGGTGTGTTTGGTGTTGACGCTGTTCCTGCGAGTGCGGGTGGCGCTGTGGGCCGGCGTCGGCATTTTTACTTCGGTGCTGGGCGCGTTCTGGCTGATGCCGGCGCTGGATATTTCGCTGAACATGCTGTCCTTGTTCGGCTTTTTGCTGGCGATGGGCGTGCTGGTGGACGATGCGATCATCATCGGCGAAAGTGTGCACAGCCGCCAGCTCGAAGGCGGCGAAACCCCGCTGCAAGCCGCCGTCAACGGCGTGCGCGCCGTGGCCTTGCCGGTGACCTTGTCGGTGCTGATTGTGTTGGTGGCGTTTTTGCCGGGCTTGTATTTGCCGGGCTGGGCCGGGCAAATGATGCGGCCGATCTGCGTCATTATGATCCTGACGCTGGTGTTCTCGCTGGTCGAAGCCCTGCTGATCCTGCCCTCGCATCTGGTCGCGCCGGTATCGGCGCCGAGCGCCGCCAACGGTTTGCAGCGGTTGCGCGCCCGGCTCAACTGTGGTCTGGACCGCTTCGTCGCGCGGGTGTACCGGCCGCTGCTGGCAGCCGCGCTGCGCTGGCGCTATCTGACCGTCGCGCTGTTCGCCGCCTTGCTGATTATTTGCTGGGGGCTGGTCGCCAGCGACCGGGTGCGCCAGTCGATCAACCCGGACGTGTCCAAGGACAGTTTTTGGGTGTCGATCCGGCTGCCGCAAAGCGCGCCGTACAGCGAAACCCAAGCCTTGGCCAACCGGGTCGAAAGTGCGTTGTTTGAATTGCGCGACGAACTGGACGGCGTGCCGCCCGGCACCGGCAAGCGCGGCCAACACCCCGAGCACAGCGTCATTGTTGGTGTCGAAACCATCGTCTGGGAACACGGCGCCGGCCTGTGGCTGGAATTGTCGGCGGCCGGCCGCCAGCGCATCAAGGTCGAGGACTTCATCCGCGACTGGCGCCAGCGCATCGGCGACATTCAAATCGGCCAGGTCGATTTCATTTTCAAGGAGGGCGACCAGCCCTACGACCTGGAACTGACTGTCGGCGCCGACAATCCGGCCCAACTCGGCCCGGCGGTCGAGCAGCTCAAACAACAGATCAAGGGCTTTCCCGGTGCCTACGACGTGATCGATTCCGGCGAACCCGGCAAGCCGGAGATTCACTTGACCCTGAAACCCGACGCCGAACGGCTGGGCATGCGCCTGGAACAACTGGCCGAGCAGGTCCGCAACGGCTATTACGGCGAGGAAGTGCACCGCTTCATGCGCGGCCGCAAGGAAGTCAAGGTGATGGTGCGTTTTCCGCTGCGCGAGCGGCGTTCGCTGGATCAACTCAAGGCCCAGCCGGTGCGCCTGCCCAACGGCGCCAGCGCACCGCTGTCTAGCCTGGCCGACGTTGAAGTGCTGCAAGGCTACGCCCGCATCGTGCGCGAAGACCGGCAACGGGTCTTGAAAGTCCAGGCCAGGGTCGATCCGACCCTGGCCGACGCCAACGAAGTTTACGCGGTGTTGGAGCGCGACGTGTTCCCGGCGCTGGAAAGCCGCTTTCCCGGCTTGAACGTCAAAATCGGCCAGCAACGCCAGGAACAGAAAGAGCTGCTGGCCGCTTTCGGCAAAAACACGCTGATCGCGCTGTTGGTGATCTACGCCTTGATCGCCGTGCCGTTCCGGTCCTACGCCAAACCGCTGATCTTTCTGCTGGCCGCGCCGGTGGCCTGGTGCGGCGCGGTGCTGGCCCACTGGGCCGCCGGCCTGCCGCTGTCGATGGAATCCTTGGTCGGCATGATCGCCGCCAGCGGCGTGGTGGTTAACGACAGCCTGGTGTTGCTGGACTATCTGCGCCAGCACGACGGCGACCAGCGGCCGGTGGACGTGCTGATCGCCGAAGCCTGCTGCTCCCGCTTCCGGCCCATCCTGCTGGCCTTTCTGACCAACTTCGCCGGCTTCCTGCCCACCCTGCTGGAAACCAGCCCGCAAGCCCAATTCCTGATCCCGATGACGCTATCCCTCTCCGCCGGCCTGCTGATCGGCATGGCCGCCAGTTTGATTTTGACGCCGGTTTGTTATGCGGTGTTGGGGGAGAGGTGA
- a CDS encoding efflux transporter outer membrane subunit, which produces MPLPRKPASTLTLCAGLVAAACACQPLSPRDPEDLAFATPPQWSEQPTAPEQSVSAWLDRFADAQLTALVADGLAGNFDLQVAAARIDAAREQAVVAGAGRWPQAYFNPGYQRSRDLGVESGRFAALFNLSWELDVWGRIKAGQQAAVLNAAAVADDYRAARLSLAARIAQAYFALAEARLQAHVAAQSVHDRGVIVDLVRGRFNRGLTRGLDLRLALTDLANAQAQLAQAENDVQLLARLLQTLLGRYPDGRIAQAPANNPAGQTPHSLPEPPPGLAAGLPAELLQRRPDITAAFQRLQAADSGLESAEKALLPRLTLTAAGGSASPALAEIVDPRAAAWNLAAGLAQPLFTGDRLQAEIRLNQARVREAYQQYQSVALNAFREVEQALAAETRLREQEQALREAVEQTEASRKLAVYSYQQGLIEILTLLDSYRSTLNAQSAHLAVRRQLLANRINLYLALGGPV; this is translated from the coding sequence ATGCCCTTACCCCGCAAACCGGCCTCGACTTTAACGCTCTGCGCTGGGCTGGTTGCGGCGGCGTGCGCTTGCCAGCCGCTATCGCCCCGCGATCCGGAAGATTTAGCCTTTGCGACGCCGCCGCAATGGTCGGAACAGCCGACGGCGCCGGAGCAGTCGGTCTCGGCGTGGCTGGATCGCTTTGCCGACGCGCAATTGACGGCGTTAGTGGCCGATGGTTTGGCCGGCAATTTCGATCTGCAGGTCGCCGCGGCCCGTATCGATGCGGCCCGCGAACAAGCGGTGGTAGCCGGCGCCGGGCGTTGGCCGCAAGCTTATTTCAATCCGGGTTACCAACGCAGCCGCGATCTCGGCGTCGAATCCGGCCGCTTTGCCGCGCTATTCAACTTGAGTTGGGAGCTGGATGTCTGGGGTCGGATCAAGGCCGGGCAGCAGGCCGCCGTCCTCAATGCCGCTGCGGTCGCCGACGATTATCGGGCGGCCCGGCTCTCGCTGGCGGCGCGGATTGCCCAAGCTTATTTCGCCCTGGCCGAAGCCCGCTTGCAGGCTCATGTTGCGGCGCAATCGGTCCACGACCGCGGCGTGATCGTCGACCTGGTACGCGGCCGATTTAATAGAGGTTTGACCCGCGGTCTGGATTTGCGGCTGGCATTGACCGATCTGGCGAATGCCCAAGCCCAACTGGCTCAAGCCGAAAACGACGTGCAATTGTTGGCGCGGCTACTGCAAACCCTGCTCGGCCGTTATCCGGACGGCCGGATCGCTCAAGCCCCGGCGAACAACCCAGCCGGCCAGACGCCGCACAGCTTGCCGGAGCCGCCGCCCGGTCTGGCTGCCGGCCTGCCGGCCGAGCTGCTGCAGCGCCGCCCCGACATCACTGCGGCTTTCCAGCGCTTGCAAGCTGCCGACTCCGGCCTGGAAAGCGCCGAAAAAGCGTTGTTGCCGCGGCTGACGTTGACGGCTGCCGGCGGCAGCGCCAGCCCGGCCCTGGCCGAAATTGTCGATCCGCGCGCAGCGGCCTGGAACTTGGCGGCCGGCCTGGCTCAACCCTTGTTTACCGGCGACCGTTTGCAAGCCGAGATTCGCTTGAATCAGGCCCGAGTTCGCGAGGCCTATCAACAATACCAAAGCGTGGCGTTGAACGCGTTCCGCGAAGTCGAACAAGCCCTGGCCGCCGAAACTCGCTTGCGGGAGCAGGAACAGGCGCTACGCGAGGCCGTCGAGCAAACCGAAGCCAGCCGCAAACTGGCGGTGTATTCCTACCAGCAGGGTTTGATCGAAATCTTGACCCTGCTGGACAGCTACCGCAGCACCCTGAACGCGCAAAGCGCGCATCTGGCGGTGCGGCGGCAATTACTAGCCAATCGCATCAACTTATATTTGGCCTTGGGCGGCCCGGTGTGA